One stretch of Williamwhitmania sp. DNA includes these proteins:
- a CDS encoding AAA family ATPase: protein MELLYFFIENCDGIASPQEVSLTGEYSFTLSKYSKESRELELQIIKLHTFPSNFYSSNIRNITAFIGENGAGKTSFLEFLKRFYTSRLHYNDKFLAVLRFGEKIQVYHTLYEFIEASEDFESPLYKDEWQIKINYNSRDKIPICLYPLFSSRLTEIIELNKTKTIFYSGIFDLKGYPYPDKNDFIDISTNYLVEKDANVDNFSLPGKNILLRHKHKNILRQIKVVNSNLLDNLEFPPPKYISLIFDVVNFNIDDSRDIDFEDKKIFTYFKDRIRSEYSLINKTIKKGIDTDELLSSRALNHKCKLAFVEALIYNYFKNIDNGDYFDILSGVNISNYNKISIYDAAKEFFNSQIIVSSADITNLIESAYSIIDNVENTASLDEGSRKIEIQNKASVVELLSNYETYLESFNNGTSFGFISTEWHDMSSGEKAFLDLFSRLYDAKDQILRENSPEAEVETVCIILDEAEIGFHPEWQRKYLATLQNFLSYLFATTERTIFKNTKIQLFIASHSPFLVSDLPKSNIVFLRKNFESSLNYSAVDNEQTFGSNIHTLYSDSFFLKNTIGEFAKQKISNLIEYLNSKAKTSKKLNFDKESSLNLIEIIGEPLIKNQLQDMWNEKFQEQQYDTKGVDLITRIKELKQENKQLRDAAHKNRP, encoded by the coding sequence ATGGAATTATTGTATTTTTTTATAGAAAACTGTGATGGAATAGCGAGTCCTCAGGAGGTTTCGTTAACCGGAGAATATAGCTTTACTCTTTCGAAATATTCTAAAGAGTCAAGAGAACTAGAACTACAAATAATAAAACTACACACTTTCCCTTCAAACTTTTACTCTTCTAATATCCGAAATATCACCGCCTTTATTGGTGAAAATGGAGCAGGTAAAACTAGTTTTCTTGAGTTTTTAAAGCGTTTTTATACAAGCAGACTACATTACAATGACAAATTTCTTGCTGTTCTTCGTTTTGGGGAAAAGATACAAGTATATCATACTCTCTACGAATTTATAGAAGCTTCTGAAGACTTCGAATCTCCATTATATAAAGACGAATGGCAGATAAAAATTAATTACAATTCAAGGGACAAAATACCAATTTGTCTTTATCCTTTGTTTTCGTCACGTCTAACAGAAATCATAGAATTAAACAAAACAAAAACAATTTTTTACTCAGGTATTTTTGATTTAAAAGGATATCCCTACCCAGATAAAAATGATTTCATCGACATATCAACCAATTACTTAGTAGAAAAAGATGCAAACGTTGATAACTTTAGTCTACCAGGGAAAAACATCCTACTACGCCATAAGCACAAAAACATATTGCGTCAAATCAAGGTGGTTAACTCCAATTTATTGGATAACCTAGAATTTCCCCCACCAAAATACATTAGTCTTATTTTTGACGTAGTAAATTTCAATATCGATGACTCTCGAGATATTGATTTTGAGGACAAAAAGATATTTACATATTTTAAAGACAGGATTAGATCAGAATATTCGCTTATCAATAAAACTATCAAAAAAGGAATTGACACTGATGAATTATTATCATCAAGAGCCTTAAACCATAAATGCAAACTTGCATTTGTTGAAGCGCTTATATATAATTACTTTAAAAATATCGACAATGGAGATTATTTTGATATTTTATCGGGAGTTAATATTTCAAATTACAATAAGATAAGTATTTATGACGCAGCAAAAGAATTTTTCAATTCTCAAATTATTGTAAGTAGCGCAGATATCACAAATCTAATTGAAAGCGCATATTCTATAATTGATAATGTAGAAAACACTGCTTCTCTTGACGAAGGAAGTCGTAAAATAGAGATACAGAACAAAGCCTCAGTTGTAGAACTTTTATCAAACTACGAAACATATCTCGAATCATTTAATAATGGAACAAGTTTTGGTTTTATTAGCACAGAATGGCATGATATGAGTAGTGGCGAAAAAGCGTTCTTAGATTTATTTTCAAGACTATATGATGCAAAGGACCAAATTCTTAGAGAGAATTCACCAGAAGCAGAAGTAGAAACAGTTTGTATTATACTTGATGAAGCGGAGATTGGTTTTCATCCTGAATGGCAGAGGAAGTATCTGGCTACACTCCAGAATTTTCTTTCATACCTATTTGCAACAACAGAGAGAACCATTTTTAAAAACACCAAAATTCAATTGTTTATTGCAAGTCATTCTCCATTTTTAGTTTCGGATCTACCCAAAAGCAACATTGTATTCCTAAGGAAAAATTTCGAATCTTCCTTAAATTATAGTGCAGTAGATAATGAACAAACATTTGGTTCAAATATTCATACACTATATTCCGATTCGTTTTTCTTGAAAAACACTATTGGTGAATTTGCAAAACAAAAAATCAGCAATCTCATTGAATATCTTAACAGCAAGGCTAAAACAAGTAAAAAACTCAATTTTGATAAAGAATCGAGTTTAAACCTTATAGAAATAATTGGGGAGCCACTAATCAAAAATCAACTCCAGGACATGTGGAACGAAAAATTTCAAGAACAACAATACGATACAAAAGGAGTTGATCTGATTACAAGAATTAAAGAACTAAAACAAGAAAATAAACAATTAAGAGATGCGGCCCATAAGAATAGACCATAA
- a CDS encoding type I restriction-modification system subunit M N-terminal domain-containing protein, whose protein sequence is MAKKNGNGTEEPREKQLWKTADKLRKNIDAAEYKHIVLGQIFLK, encoded by the coding sequence ATGGCAAAGAAAAACGGAAACGGAACAGAAGAACCCCGAGAAAAGCAACTCTGGAAAACAGCGGACAAGCTCCGTAAGAACATTGATGCAGCAGAATACAAGCACATTGTTTTGGGACAAATATTTCTGAAATAA